The following proteins come from a genomic window of Miscanthus floridulus cultivar M001 chromosome 2, ASM1932011v1, whole genome shotgun sequence:
- the LOC136536873 gene encoding protein ALP1-like has product MRELRMSRPVFYKLCARLRERGLLVDTLHVSVEEQLAMFLKIVGKYHTHSYVAIAMWRSGWTVSTYFNTVLRAIVKLAHELIYVRSISTHPKITESPDKFYPYFEGCIGALDGTHIKTCVPAKSVDRFRGCKSYPTQNVLAVVDFDLHFTYVLAGWEGSAHDSLVLQDALSRPNGLKIPEGKFYLADAGYATRLGILPPYREVRYHLKEFHRAQDPKCLKELFNHRHSQLRTTVERAFGALKNCFKILSNKPFIPLKSQAKVVIVCCALHNWILDDGPDEFIYDEPTWYNHLPRSKNCVSDRQADVREWAAKRDSIAQQMWNDRFNNDSPLDKLTESSTDTPNVPANSIVCNLTLSIVNYQPEQVHLRNYLNAALDQSFGTWVTDYLGAKYRGTGVDDGVETCGILAMLQVESIWMN; this is encoded by the exons ATGCGTGAGCTCAGGATGTCCCGGCCTGTATTCTACAAGCTTTGTGCTCGGCTTAGGGAGAGGGGACTATTAGTTGACACACTTCATGTTTCAGTAGAGGAGCAGCTGGCAATGTTTTTGAAGATTGTTGGGAAGTACCACACACATTCCTATGTAGCAATAGCAATGTGGAGATCGGGATGGACAGTGAGTACGTACTTTAATACCGTCCTGCGTGCCATTGTCAAGTTAGCTCATGAGCTAATTTATGTGAGATCTATATCCACGCACCCAAAGATCACTGAGAGTCCTGACAAGTTCTATCCATATTTTGAG GGTTGTATAGGGGCACTAGATGGCACTCACATCAAGACATGTGTGCCTGCTAAATCTGTGGATAGGTTTAGGGGCTGCAAGTCATACCCCACACAAAATGTCCTAGCAGTTGTCGACTTCGACCTACACTTTACTTATGTCCTAGCAGGGTGGGAGGGATCCGCTCATGATTCTCTCGTGCTGCAAGATGCCCTTTCtcgtccaaatggactgaaaatTCCTGAAG GGAAGTTCTATTTGGCCGATGCTGGATATGCCACTAGGCTAGGCATATTACCGCCCTACCGTGAAGTTCGCTATCACCTAAAAGAGTTTCACAGAGCCCAAGACCCAAAATGTCTAAAAGAGCTTTTCAATCACCGTCATTCCCAACTTAGGACAACAGTTGAACGAGCATTTGGTGCTCTCAAGAATTGCTTCAAGATTCTTAGCAACAAGCCATTCATACCCTTGAAGTCACAGGCCAAGGTGGTCATTGTCTGCTGTGCCCTTCATAATTGGATACTAGACGATGGACCTGATGAGTTCATATATGATGAGCCAACTTGGTATAATCACCTACCAAGGAGTAAGAATTGTGTCTCCGATCGACAGGCTGATGTACGTGAGTGGGCTGCGAAGCGTGATTCAATTGCCCAACAGATGTGGAATGATAGATTTAATAACGAT AGTCCTCTAGATAAATTGACAGAGAGCTCAACCGACACACCTAACGTTCCTGCTAATTCCATAGTCTGCAACCTAACTTTGTCTATTGTGAACTATCAA CCGGAGCAGGTTCATTTGCGGAACTACTTAAATGCTGCATTAGACCAGTCATTTGGAACTTGGGTCACTGATTACCTAGGTGCCAAGTATCGTGGTACTGGTGTGGATGATG GTGTTGAGACTTGTGGTATTTTGGCCATGCTTCAGGTGGAAAGCATATGGATGAACTGA